A stretch of Sulfitobacter sp. THAF37 DNA encodes these proteins:
- the metA gene encoding homoserine O-succinyltransferase, with translation MPIKIPATLPAYDVLSREGVMLLDDELADHQDIRPLKIALLNLMPKKIQTENQFARLIGATPLQIEFSLLRMSDHRTRNTAAAHMESFYRPVSDVWDEKFDGLIITGAPIEHMDFEEVTYWDELRRVMDWTQTNVHSTFGVCWGGMAMINHFHGVRKHILEEKAFGCFRHSNLAPASPYLRGFSDDCVVPVSRWTEMRQDEVDAHPKLTTLLASDEVGPCLIEDADHRALYVFNHFEYDSDTLKQEYDRDVAAGTPINVPCNYYPGDDPSRAPMNRWRSHAHLLYGNWINEIYQSCPYDISKIGT, from the coding sequence ATGCCCATCAAGATTCCCGCCACCCTGCCCGCCTACGACGTGCTGAGCCGCGAGGGTGTGATGCTGCTGGACGATGAACTGGCCGATCATCAGGACATCCGCCCGCTGAAGATCGCGCTGCTGAACCTGATGCCCAAGAAGATCCAGACCGAGAACCAGTTCGCCCGGCTGATCGGGGCCACGCCCCTGCAGATCGAATTCAGCCTGCTGCGCATGTCGGACCACCGCACGCGCAACACCGCCGCAGCCCATATGGAAAGCTTCTACCGCCCGGTGAGCGATGTCTGGGACGAGAAGTTCGACGGGCTGATCATCACCGGCGCGCCGATCGAACACATGGACTTCGAAGAAGTCACCTATTGGGACGAACTGCGCCGCGTCATGGACTGGACCCAGACAAACGTGCATTCCACCTTTGGCGTCTGCTGGGGCGGCATGGCGATGATCAACCATTTTCACGGGGTCAGGAAGCACATTCTTGAGGAAAAGGCCTTTGGCTGTTTCCGCCACAGCAACCTTGCGCCCGCCTCGCCCTATCTGCGGGGGTTTTCGGACGATTGTGTCGTGCCTGTCTCGCGCTGGACCGAGATGCGCCAGGACGAGGTCGATGCCCATCCCAAGCTGACGACCCTGCTGGCCAGCGACGAGGTCGGGCCCTGCCTGATCGAAGACGCAGACCACCGTGCGCTCTATGTCTTCAACCACTTCGAATACGACAGCGATACGCTGAAACAGGAATACGACCGCGACGTGGCCGCCGGCACGCCGATCAACGTGCCCTGCAACTACTACCCCGGCGACGACCCGTCGCGCGCGCCGATGAACCGCTGGCGCAGCCATGCGCATCTGCTCTACGGCAACTGGATCAACGAAATCTACCAGAGCTGTCCCTACGACATCTCCAAGATCGGCACCTGA
- a CDS encoding ATPase: MLYPTARDWRAAPRRKVLVFGMSGLGKTHLSGLLRASGGWFHYSIDYRIGTRYLGEAIVDNAKAEAMKVPFLRDLLMTDSIYIASNITFENLSPVATWLGKPGSPHKGGLPMAEYATRQEAFRLAEIAALNDTPHFANRAKALYGYDHFICDTGGSICEWVDPANPEDPLLKTLSEECLLVWIKGDEAHTQELIRRFDRAPKPMAYQPAFLERVWQDYLSENNVSEDKVDPDAFVRWTYAQALSHRQPRYEAMAKWGVTITPDQIGALKTEADFVELIADCLP, encoded by the coding sequence ATGCTCTATCCCACCGCCCGAGACTGGCGCGCCGCCCCGCGCCGCAAAGTGCTTGTCTTTGGCATGTCGGGGCTGGGCAAGACGCATCTGAGCGGGCTTTTGCGCGCCTCGGGCGGCTGGTTCCACTACTCCATCGACTACCGCATCGGCACCCGCTACCTCGGCGAAGCGATTGTCGACAACGCCAAGGCCGAGGCGATGAAGGTTCCGTTTCTGCGCGACCTGCTGATGACCGACAGCATCTACATCGCCTCAAACATCACCTTCGAGAACCTCAGCCCGGTGGCCACCTGGCTGGGCAAGCCCGGATCGCCCCACAAGGGCGGCCTGCCGATGGCCGAATACGCCACGAGGCAGGAGGCCTTCCGCCTGGCCGAGATCGCGGCGCTGAACGACACGCCGCATTTCGCCAACCGCGCCAAGGCGCTTTACGGCTATGACCATTTCATCTGCGACACGGGCGGGTCGATCTGTGAATGGGTGGACCCGGCGAACCCCGAGGATCCGCTGCTGAAAACCCTGTCAGAGGAATGTCTGCTGGTCTGGATCAAGGGCGATGAGGCCCACACCCAGGAGCTGATCCGCCGCTTTGACCGCGCGCCGAAGCCGATGGCCTATCAACCTGCGTTCCTGGAGCGGGTGTGGCAGGATTATCTGAGTGAAAACAACGTGTCAGAGGACAAAGTTGATCCTGATGCCTTCGTCCGATGGACCTATGCGCAGGCGCTGTCGCACCGCCAGCCCCGCTATGAGGCGATGGCGAAATGGGGGGTGACGATCACCCCTGACCAGATCGGCGCGTTGAAGACCGAAGCGGATTTCGTGGAGCTGATCGCGGACTGTCTGCCCTAA
- a CDS encoding DMT family transporter, giving the protein MSPQKSIPPRAWTEMLLLAAIWGASFVSTRVSLDEIGPLWAVAHRVGWAMLALWGAVWLMRLKLPRDPRVWGAFLVMGVLNNVVPFGLMAWGQLHIESGLTSILNAATAIFGVIAAAVFFADERITLRKAVGVMTGFAGVATAIGLENLARLDLRSLAQLAVIGGTVSYALASVWARKMLSEQPPQVAAAGMVTGATLIMLPAAWIVEGPVDLTLAPRTWAAIAHYALLGTALAYLLYYRVLGMAGSGNLMLVTLLIPPFAIVLGAVLLNEALRPAAYAGFALLAVGLLILNGRIWRPRHRSAKEGRTSI; this is encoded by the coding sequence ATGAGCCCGCAAAAATCCATCCCGCCCCGCGCCTGGACCGAAATGCTGCTGCTGGCGGCGATCTGGGGCGCGTCCTTTGTGTCCACCCGCGTTTCACTTGATGAAATCGGGCCGCTCTGGGCCGTGGCGCACAGGGTGGGCTGGGCCATGCTTGCGCTTTGGGGTGCGGTGTGGCTGATGCGCCTGAAGCTGCCGCGCGATCCGCGCGTCTGGGGGGCCTTTCTGGTGATGGGCGTGCTGAACAACGTGGTGCCGTTCGGCCTGATGGCTTGGGGCCAGTTGCACATCGAAAGCGGCCTTACCTCGATTCTCAATGCCGCCACGGCGATCTTCGGCGTCATCGCGGCGGCGGTATTTTTCGCGGATGAACGGATCACCCTGCGCAAGGCCGTCGGCGTGATGACGGGCTTTGCCGGGGTCGCCACCGCCATCGGGCTGGAGAACCTGGCCCGCCTTGACCTGCGGTCGCTGGCCCAACTGGCGGTGATCGGGGGCACGGTGTCCTATGCGCTCGCCTCTGTCTGGGCGCGCAAGATGTTGTCGGAGCAACCGCCACAGGTCGCCGCGGCGGGCATGGTGACGGGTGCGACCCTGATCATGCTGCCCGCCGCCTGGATCGTCGAAGGGCCGGTCGATCTGACGCTCGCCCCCCGCACCTGGGCCGCCATCGCGCATTACGCGCTGCTGGGGACGGCGCTGGCCTATCTGCTGTACTACCGGGTTCTGGGCATGGCGGGCAGCGGCAACCTGATGCTGGTCACGCTGCTGATCCCGCCCTTTGCGATCGTGCTGGGCGCGGTGCTGCTGAACGAGGCGCTGCGCCCCGCGGCCTATGCGGGTTTTGCCCTGCTGGCGGTGGGCCTGCTGATCCTGAACGGCCGCATCTGGCGTCCGCGCCACCGCTCGGCTAAAGAGGGGCGGACATCTATCTGA
- a CDS encoding DMT family transporter: MTDDAIIPPINQTLKAAFWMLGAIGSFTAMALAGRSLGADYDTFEIMFYRSVVGFVIVMAVARHVGTLHEINRDALGLQVLRNLVHFSGQNLWFYAVTAIPLAQVFAFEFTTPLWVIVLSPILLGERLTRVRTIAAFMGFVGILIVARPSVAGLNSGVLAAAGCAVFFALTFITTKKLTARQSITGIMFYLTLLQLIFGLITAGYDGDIALPTLASTPLLALVGVCGLLAHFCITNALRLAPAAVVSPIDFARLPVIAILAMLIYGETVDVWVYVGGIIIFAGNYLNIWVETRRKPA; this comes from the coding sequence ATGACCGATGACGCGATCATTCCGCCGATCAACCAGACGCTGAAGGCGGCGTTCTGGATGTTGGGTGCCATCGGGTCCTTCACCGCGATGGCGCTGGCGGGGCGGTCGCTGGGGGCGGATTACGACACCTTCGAGATCATGTTCTACCGGTCTGTCGTCGGCTTCGTGATCGTGATGGCGGTGGCCCGCCACGTCGGCACCCTGCACGAGATCAACCGCGATGCGCTGGGGTTGCAGGTGTTGCGCAACCTGGTGCATTTCTCGGGGCAGAACCTGTGGTTCTATGCCGTCACCGCGATACCGCTGGCGCAGGTTTTTGCCTTTGAATTCACCACCCCGCTCTGGGTCATCGTGCTGTCGCCGATCCTTCTGGGCGAACGGCTAACGCGGGTGCGGACCATCGCGGCGTTCATGGGATTCGTCGGTATCCTGATCGTGGCGCGGCCCTCGGTCGCGGGGCTGAATTCGGGCGTCCTGGCGGCGGCGGGCTGCGCCGTCTTCTTTGCGCTGACGTTCATCACCACAAAGAAACTGACCGCCCGGCAAAGTATTACCGGGATCATGTTCTATCTGACGCTGCTGCAACTGATCTTCGGGCTGATCACCGCCGGATATGACGGGGATATCGCCCTGCCCACACTGGCCAGCACGCCGCTGCTGGCGCTGGTGGGGGTCTGCGGTCTGCTGGCGCATTTCTGCATCACCAATGCGCTGAGGCTGGCCCCGGCGGCAGTGGTGTCGCCCATCGACTTTGCCCGCCTGCCGGTGATCGCCATCCTCGCCATGCTGATCTATGGCGAAACGGTGGACGTCTGGGTTTACGTGGGCGGGATCATCATTTTTGCCGGCAATTACCTGAACATCTGGGTCGAGACGCGCAGAAAACCCGCATGA
- the guaA gene encoding glutamine-hydrolyzing GMP synthase has protein sequence MTELISPAAHDRLLIIDFGSQVTQLIARRLRELSVFCEIHPFNTVDDAFLKEFAPKAVILSGGPSSVFAEGAPMPPASVFELGVPVLGICYGQQVMMHCLGGHVERGHGTAEFGRAFVTPTGQSLDLLEGWFATDREQVWMSHGDHVSKIAPGFEVFGTSPHAPFAITADAARHFYAVQFHPEVHHTPNGARLYENFVRLAGFKGDWTMRAYREEAVAAIREQVGDKKVICALSGGVDSSVAAALIHEAVGDQLTCVFVDHGLLRKNEAEEVVGMFRDHMNLHVIHADEVDLFLGELDGVSDPETKRKIIGRLFIDVFQKYANQIEGAEFLAQGTLYPDVIESVSFSGGPSVTIKSHHNVGGLPEKMGLKLVEPLRELFKDEVRALGAELGLPAHFIGRHPFPGPGLAIRCPGEITRQKLDILREADAVYIDQIRKHGLYDDIWQAFVAILPVRTVGVMGDGRTYDFACALRAVTSVDGMTADYYPFSHEFLGETATRIINEVPGINRVTYDITSKPPGTIEWE, from the coding sequence ATGACAGAACTCATCTCTCCCGCCGCCCACGACCGCCTGCTGATCATCGACTTCGGCAGCCAGGTCACGCAGTTGATCGCCCGCCGCCTGCGCGAGCTCAGCGTTTTTTGCGAGATTCACCCCTTCAACACCGTGGACGACGCCTTTCTGAAGGAGTTCGCCCCCAAGGCGGTGATCCTGTCGGGCGGCCCGTCTTCCGTCTTTGCCGAGGGCGCGCCGATGCCGCCCGCCTCTGTCTTCGAGCTGGGCGTGCCGGTGCTGGGCATCTGCTATGGCCAGCAGGTGATGATGCACTGCCTTGGCGGTCATGTGGAACGCGGGCATGGCACCGCCGAATTCGGCCGCGCCTTTGTCACCCCCACGGGGCAGTCGCTGGACCTGCTGGAGGGCTGGTTCGCCACCGACCGCGAGCAGGTCTGGATGAGCCACGGCGACCACGTCAGCAAGATCGCGCCGGGGTTCGAGGTTTTCGGCACCTCGCCCCATGCGCCCTTTGCCATCACCGCGGACGCGGCGCGGCATTTCTACGCCGTCCAGTTCCATCCCGAGGTGCATCACACGCCGAACGGCGCACGGCTGTACGAGAATTTCGTGCGGCTGGCGGGGTTCAAGGGCGACTGGACCATGCGCGCCTACCGCGAGGAAGCGGTGGCGGCGATCCGCGAACAGGTCGGCGACAAGAAGGTCATCTGCGCCCTCTCCGGCGGGGTCGATTCCTCGGTCGCGGCGGCGCTGATCCACGAGGCGGTGGGCGACCAGCTTACTTGCGTCTTCGTGGATCACGGGCTGCTGCGCAAGAACGAGGCCGAAGAGGTGGTGGGCATGTTCCGCGACCACATGAACCTGCATGTCATCCATGCGGACGAGGTGGACCTGTTCCTGGGCGAGCTGGACGGCGTCAGCGACCCCGAGACAAAGCGCAAGATCATCGGGCGGCTCTTCATCGACGTGTTCCAGAAATACGCCAATCAGATCGAGGGGGCCGAATTCCTGGCGCAGGGGACGCTTTACCCCGATGTGATTGAATCCGTATCTTTTTCCGGCGGCCCCTCTGTCACGATCAAGAGCCACCACAACGTCGGCGGCCTGCCCGAGAAAATGGGCCTGAAACTGGTGGAGCCGCTGCGCGAACTGTTCAAGGACGAGGTTCGCGCGCTGGGGGCCGAACTGGGCCTGCCCGCGCATTTCATCGGCCGCCACCCCTTTCCCGGTCCCGGCCTCGCAATCCGCTGCCCCGGCGAGATCACGCGCCAGAAGCTCGATATCCTGCGCGAGGCGGACGCCGTCTATATCGACCAGATCCGCAAGCACGGGCTGTATGATGACATCTGGCAGGCTTTTGTCGCGATCCTGCCGGTGCGCACCGTGGGCGTCATGGGCGACGGGCGCACCTACGATTTCGCCTGCGCCCTGCGCGCGGTGACGTCGGTGGACGGCATGACGGCGGATTACTATCCGTTCAGCCACGAGTTTCTGGGCGAAACCGCCACCCGCATCATCAACGAGGTGCCCGGGATCAACCGCGTGACCTACGACATCACCAGCAAACCTCCGGGCACGATCGAGTGGGAGTAA
- a CDS encoding trimethylamine methyltransferase family protein — MAESARRGRTRGGGGAARRAERTAVSFETARYIERNIPNFEVLNEEALEIIERNAETILEEVGVNFPDNPEALQKWRDAGADVQGERVHIPRGLARKLCATAPSTFTQHARNPARNVEVGGRNLVLAPVYGPPFVRDAAGGRRYATMADFNKFVKLAYMSKWLHHSGGTVCEPTDIPVNKRHLDMLHAHMTLSDKPFMGSVTEPSRAQDSVDMCGLLFGEDFVQANTVMTSLININSPMTFDEVMMGALKVYAENNQACIISPFIVGGAMAPTTVAGTLTQVLAETLAGVAYSQLCRAGAPIVMGAFVTSIDMNSGAPTFGTPEASHITYGAGQLARRMGLPYRSAGSFCGSKLPDAQAAYETANSLNMGLLAGVNFMLHSCGWLEGGLVSSFEKFVMDADQLGALHHFAKGVDMGENGQAMDAIREVGPGGHYLGCAHTQANFKSAFWKSDLLDYKPFETWEDEGARDTTQLASLRVEKLLGEYQQPPMDEAIRESLDAFVARKKAEVPDSFM; from the coding sequence ATGGCGGAATCAGCACGGCGCGGACGGACACGTGGGGGCGGCGGCGCGGCACGCCGCGCGGAGCGCACGGCGGTCTCTTTCGAGACGGCGCGTTACATCGAACGCAACATCCCCAACTTCGAGGTTCTGAACGAAGAGGCGCTCGAGATCATCGAACGCAACGCCGAAACCATTCTGGAAGAGGTGGGCGTCAATTTCCCCGATAACCCCGAAGCCCTGCAGAAATGGCGCGACGCGGGTGCGGATGTCCAGGGCGAGCGGGTGCACATCCCCCGCGGCCTTGCGCGCAAGCTGTGCGCCACCGCGCCGTCAACCTTCACCCAGCACGCCCGCAACCCTGCCCGCAATGTCGAAGTGGGTGGCAGAAACCTGGTGCTGGCCCCCGTCTATGGCCCGCCCTTCGTGCGCGACGCCGCCGGCGGGCGGCGCTATGCCACGATGGCGGATTTCAACAAGTTCGTGAAACTGGCCTACATGTCCAAATGGCTGCACCACTCCGGCGGGACGGTCTGCGAACCGACGGATATTCCGGTGAACAAGCGGCACCTGGACATGCTGCATGCCCATATGACCCTCAGCGACAAACCCTTCATGGGATCGGTGACAGAGCCGAGCCGTGCACAGGATTCGGTCGATATGTGCGGGCTGCTCTTCGGAGAGGACTTCGTTCAGGCGAACACGGTGATGACCTCGCTCATCAACATCAACTCGCCGATGACCTTCGACGAGGTCATGATGGGCGCGCTCAAGGTCTATGCGGAGAACAATCAGGCCTGCATCATCTCGCCCTTTATCGTGGGGGGCGCGATGGCGCCGACCACGGTGGCAGGGACACTGACCCAGGTGCTGGCGGAAACCCTGGCCGGGGTTGCCTACAGCCAGCTCTGCCGCGCCGGTGCGCCGATCGTCATGGGGGCTTTCGTGACCTCGATCGACATGAACTCGGGCGCGCCCACCTTCGGGACGCCGGAAGCCTCGCATATCACCTACGGTGCCGGGCAACTCGCGCGGCGGATGGGGCTGCCCTACCGCTCCGCCGGGTCGTTCTGCGGTTCCAAGCTGCCGGATGCGCAGGCCGCCTATGAGACGGCAAACAGCCTGAACATGGGGCTGCTGGCCGGCGTGAACTTCATGCTGCACTCCTGCGGCTGGCTGGAAGGCGGGCTTGTGTCGTCCTTCGAGAAATTCGTGATGGATGCGGACCAACTGGGCGCGCTGCACCACTTTGCCAAGGGCGTCGATATGGGCGAGAACGGCCAGGCGATGGACGCCATCCGCGAGGTCGGCCCCGGCGGGCATTACCTTGGCTGCGCGCATACGCAGGCCAACTTCAAATCCGCCTTCTGGAAGTCCGACCTGCTGGACTACAAGCCCTTCGAGACCTGGGAAGACGAAGGCGCGCGCGACACGACGCAGCTGGCGAGCCTCAGGGTCGAGAAGCTGCTGG